The following nucleotide sequence is from Archocentrus centrarchus isolate MPI-CPG fArcCen1 chromosome 18, fArcCen1, whole genome shotgun sequence.
TCTGCCTCTGGAGTAAAACCTcctgtgcagctgctgctaGTTCAGACATGCGATAAAGTCTTATTCGGCTTTAAATGTAGCGTGACAGCACCACTCACCCCTGCCTGGTTTGAATTTATGTCTGTGCAAATCAGGCCTGGTGGGTGGGAACTCAATCTGTAATGACTCTGCTCACAAATATGCTTCACTGTTGGCACATTGTGTACAGACACTGCATAAGCTCTATGCTTGCTGATAGTTACTGCCACTGTCCACAGCACTTGCAGATCATAGGTTTTTAGTCTATTTAGGGTGAATggtaatgaaaaataatgagatTCTGGAAAGTGGAGGGTGTGGTGGTGttacatgaaaatgttttcacctgcgtgaaagtgcttgtgtgcatCGTCGAAGCCTGGATGTGCAGCACCACCCGGTCTATGAGAGGTTTGGGACCGGTCACAAAACCTATCCTGAGCCTGAAACAAAAAGCACACAGCTAACTAATTAAAGACAGAAATGTGTTGGTGCAGCAGTGCATAAAAGCTGAAGTGAAATATTAACTTCACTCTTAAACCTGgatcagttttaacagactgtaTTTTGCAATGTGATTTCATTGAGAGGATGAAGGCTGGATTGTCATGGTGCTGGGCCgcatgcccagcattttgtgttttgttctgttttcactgggttttgttatttttgttcctgtcttccctgtgtctgtttttctgtatttttccctGTTCCTTGGTCCatgtttagttttcctctgtgccagccccctgtgttaagtctgcgtgtaccttgtttggtgtttcctgttttattttgacagtctgtgtgttgtgtggagttttgcttcctgtgtttcattagtgtgattttgtccacctgtttctccccagctgtttcctgttctccCTCGTCATTCccggtgtatttattgtctgcgtttccctctgttccttgtcgcgtcctcCCTCATGGAGGTGTGGTTCTGTTCCTGTTTTGCTGCCTCGTCATAAACCTCAGTTTTGtatattttgaattattttcagTAAATAAACTCATCACCTACATTCAGTCCTGTTTTTTGagttctgcttttgggtccaccCTGTTCGCCACACCACCCAACCGTGACATGGATAAGTAATGCTGGAAACACATTACTGCACAGATACTAGCAAAAACACCATTAGGATGTGGTGAAAAGGTTTCACCATATTTGCTCTGCACATGCATTATGTGCTCCAGAGATGGCAGAATTGAAATGTATGGCACTgcaattcattttaatggaggtTATTATGCTCTAGAAACTCTGCAGAAAAAAGGCTCCAGTTGGCAAAGCTAAGGTTTTGAAGTATGCAGACATGTGGCACATGCTCAGATTGGAGCTGTGTGTGGCTGCTCAGACCCCTTTAGAATTacaactgtttttgtgatttcttttttttatttcaaagcacgccaccactggactctagagcagtggaaacatgttctctggagtggaCGAGCCTGAGTTTGTGAGCTAGGAATTTTcgccaacatcagtgtctgacctcacaaatgtgcctctggaagaatggtcaaaaattcccataaacacattcctaaaccttgtggaaaggcTTCCCAGAAGACTTGAAGCTTTTATAGCTGCAAAAGTTGGGCtgacatattaaaccctatggattaacaATGGGATaccactcaagttcatatgtgtgtgaaggcagtcAGGtggatacttttggcaatataatgtatttttttggtgttgataggaaaggagggagagagcagggggAGCAGCACACAGGCCCAGGGCAGACTTGAACCCAGGCCTCTGCAGGGGCCTGGGTTGGTTTGTTCACCCAGTGAGTTACACCAATGCCCAAACATTGTGATATTTCTAATAATAAAAGAATTTGTCAGTGTATTACTCCTGCAGCTTttcatagcttttttttttatgtccactGGTATAGCAAGGATAATGGAAAGTTACATATGAATCTGGAAACATGCAATTTTAACATGAACAGTACTGCCTTTTCCACTTCTAATCACTACATATTGTATAATGTTTTATAGTTACCATGGCTAACAGAAAAAGGTTACAAGATATATTGAGGTATATGTAGTTTGATGACCAAGCAACTGGAGCAGACATGCAGGCCATGGACAAACTTGCAGCCTTCAGGGATATTTGAACAATGTTTGTAgcactgaaatattttctttttgtggaTGTAGATATTATCTCTGTGTTGATGAACAGTTGGTAACCTTCAGAGGCAGGTGGTGTTTCAGGCAATACATCCCTTCAAAACTAGCCAAGTATGGCATAAGGATCTGGTGGAAGATGTGTTGCCAAAACTCCTatttgcataaaaatgaaaactggaaATAATTATGCTAGTATTGCACTTTTTCAACATTTATGCCTATTTATGTGTCACAATCATACTTGGTAGGGCAAACCAGTGAAATGGGAACATTAGCTCCACATACACtgggagtaaaaaaaacaatcacacatCTACCcgtacatgcaaacacacacaaaggttaAGAAACTCACCCTGAAGACAGAATTTTAGAGAAAGAGTCGGTCCTGATGATCCTCCCATCAACATCCATGGAGAGAAACGTGGGAGCCCATGACTGCCACATAAAGAAACACTACATGAACCAGCTGTCACcttaattcattattaattaTAGATTATTAGAAATGATAAACTTTGCCTTTTATAGCTTGAAATaaaatttttcttttgcacCTTTTCAAACTGTAGGAAATAGTAGGGGTCATCCTCGATGATGAGCATGTCGTACTTCCTGGCCAGCTATTAAAAAGAAGAGAGATTTAAATGGAAAATGACAGAGTGAATCTGCAGGGAAATCAGCTTCACAACAAGCTGTAATTAGCTGAGTCAATGCTTCACTGGTTGCTTTGAATGACTGTGACTGAAGAGAGTCAAAATCTACATTGCGCGCATGTATTCATCTCTGAGTGTGACTTTAGAAAGGAGGCATACCTCGTACacttccttcttcctctctgttgtCATGGAGGCACCAGTGGGGTTTCCTCCATTGGGGATGGTGTAGAGGATTTTTGGAGCGGTGCTGCCAGGCTTGTGGACCTCTGACGGATCCCATCGGGACAGGACTTCCTTAAGGGCTGCAGGTATCATGCCATGATGATCGCTGGCAACGTTTATACAGTTGCACCCGAGAGGCTGTAGCTGCAGAGGAAATGAGAGGGTCAGATGGTCACAGCACCTTGTGTTAGAGTGTTTGTGCTGTGCAGAAGAAAAGTGCTCTTACTGCTGCGAGCGTGCCCGAATACGTGGGTGCATCCAGAAGAACGTTGTCTCCGGGGCTAACCAACATCTCAAAAACCTGCACCAAAACCAGCAAACACACGAGGCTCAGAAACGTTATGAGCCACAATTAACAATGAATacactttatttcatttataaatgcTGAGTTGTTTACCTGAAGGGAGAAGGGAAAAAAGTTTCATCAGGATCAATTTTAGGTTTgtcatatttgtttatttttttggcatttaaGGCACAACTTATTTAACAtttcataaatgtgttttttaaaagtataaaatgATATTGCTGTTgtatttcttttagtttttttatgtgtgttacAGTGCACAGTAATCC
It contains:
- the aadat gene encoding kynurenine/alpha-aminoadipate aminotransferase, mitochondrial isoform X3; this translates as MRIPELLTWMKDLQKNLHNPPTASYSPERGQMEMCVTTGSQEGLCKVFEMLVSPGDNVLLDAPTYSGTLAALQPLGCNCINVASDHHGMIPAALKEVLSRWDPSEVHKPGSTAPKILYTIPNGGNPTGASMTTERKKEVYELARKYDMLIIEDDPYYFLQFEKSWAPTFLSMDVDGRIIRTDSFSKILSSGLRIGFVTGPKPLIDRVVLHIQASTMHTSTFTQLMVSQLLHSWGQEGFLQHIDRVNEFYRKQRDAMLSSADKWLKDVAEWHAPSAGMFLWMKLKGIADTQQLIMEKALEKEVLLVPGGCFMINSSDPCPYVRAAFSLSTPEQIDEAFKRLSALIKDAL